In the Oryzias latipes chromosome 9, ASM223467v1 genome, one interval contains:
- the rnft2 gene encoding RING finger and transmembrane domain-containing protein 2: MLLLQIEPCTDAMQRRHSSNTDGMPTERSRSQTVGSESSLDEGGVLDCLKPDSSASSQQMFSGLVGVPPSSVSSAQLQAAGLVLGSPPEVFIQMTAASREEGGPHRTEGGAFLPRPPHHHHHHFHHQPLQHRTSSLLQQATSAAGSERHGSREDAQDEPSTPAPALSELKAVVTWLQRGFPFILILLAKVCFQHELGIAVCLGMASTFAYANSTLRHQVSLREDRSVLVSLWLVVFLGGNVVYVFYTFSEEELQNSLIFAKPNLSSFDFFDLIWAVGITDFILKYVTIGLKCFVLFLPKIALPFKSRGKFYLLIEELSQLFRALVPIQLWYKYIMGEDPSNGYFLGASLIIIYSLCKSFDICGRISAIRKAVVILCSSQSYGTRAGSQQCSEAGDVCAICQADFRDPIALHCQHVFCEECLGLWFERERTCPLCRANVIETQRCWKDGTTSAHFQIY; the protein is encoded by the exons ATGCTGCTTTTGCAGATTGAGCCATGCACTGATGCCATGCAGAGGAGACACAGCAGCAACACCGATGGGATGCCCACTGAAAG GAGCCGAAGTCAAACTGTGGGGTCTGAGAGCAGCCTGGATGAGGGTGGTGTGTTAGACTGCCTGAAGCCCGACTCGTCCGCGTCTTCGCAGCAGATGTTCTCCGGCCTGGTGGGCGTCCCCCCCAGCTCTGTCTCCTCCGCCCAGCTCCAGGCGGCGGGCTTGGTTCTGGGCTCCCCCCCTGAAGTTTTCATCCAGATGACTGCTGCTTCCAGAGAGGAGGGGGGTCCCCATCGCACGGAGGGCGGAGCTTTCCTTCCTCGGCCTccgcaccaccaccaccaccacttccACCACCAGCCCCTGCAGCAcaggacctcctctctgctgcagcaggcCACCTCTGCGGCCGGGTCAGAGAGGCACGGCTCCAGGGAGGACGCCCAAGACGAGCCGTCCACCCCGGCCCCGGCTTTGTCCGAGCTAAAGGCGGTGGTGACCTGGCTGCAGCGGGGCTTTCCCTTCATCCTGATTCTGCTGGCTAAAGTCTGCTTTCAGCACGAACTGG GGATCGCTGTGTGTTTGGGGATGGCCAGCACCTTCGCCTACGCCAATTCCACTTTACGGCACCAAGTATCTCTGCGG GAGGACCGTTCTGTCCTCGTGTCCTTGTGGCTGGTTGTTTTCCTGGGAGGAAACGTCGTCTACGTCTTCTACACCTTCAGTGAGGAGGAGCTACAGAACAG CCTCATATTTGCCAAGCCCAACCTCAGCAGCTTTGACTTCTTCGACCTGATCTGGGCCGTGGGAATCACCGACTTCATCCTCAAATATGTCACCATCGGCCTGAAGTGCTTCGTCCTTTTCCTGCCCAAGATTGCGCTGCCCTTCAAATCCAGG GGTAAGTTCTACCTGCTGATCGAGGAGCTGAGCCAGCTGTTTCGAGCCCTGGTGCCCATCCAGCTGTGGTACAAGTACATCATGGGAGAAGACCCCTCCAACGGCTACTTCCTGGGGGCCtccctcatcatcatctacaGCCTCTGCAAG TCCTTTGACATCTGCGGACGCATATCTGCGATTCGGAAGGCCGTGGTCATTCTCTGCAGCTCCCAG aGCTACGGAACGAGAGCCGGCAGCCAGCAGTGCAGCGAGGCGGGTGACGTCTGCGCCATTTGTCAGGCTGATTTCAGGGACCCCATCGCTCTTCACTGTCAG CACGTGTTCTGTGAGGAGTGCCTGGGTTTGTGGTTCGAGCGGGAGAGAACGTGTCCGCTGTGCCGCGCCAACGTCATCGAGACGCAACGCTGCTGGAAAGACGGAACCACCTCGGCTCACTTCCAGATCTACTGA
- the c9h12orf49 gene encoding UPF0454 protein C12orf49 homolog, translated as MMMVLRRLLRKRWVLGVVFGLSLIYFLTSTLKQEERTIRDRTLLQVRDPDHRIPWKVRFNLGNSSRQMTQCRNSIQGKSLLTDELGYVCERKDLLVNGCCNVNAPNSRQHICKSCLANGCCSIYEYCVSCCLQPDKQLLLERFLNRAAEGFQNLFTAVEDHFELCLAKCRTSSQSVQHENTYRNPQAKFCYGESPPELLPV; from the exons ATGATGATGGTGTTACGGAGGTTACTGAGGAAGCGCTGGGTGCTGGGGGTCGTCTTTGGGCTTTCTCTCATCTACTTCCTCACCAGCACGCTCAAACAG GAGGAGCGGACGATACGGGATCGCACACTCCTGCAGGTTCGAGACCCGGATCACCGTATTCCCTGGAAAGTCCGGTTCAATCTGGGCAACAGCAGCCGGCAGATGACCCAGTGCAGAAACTCCATCCAGGGCAAGTCTCTGCTGACAGACGAGCTGG GTTACGTGTGCGAGAGGAAGGACCTGCTGGTTAACGGCTGCTGCAACGTCAACGCGCCCAACAGCAGGCAGCACATCTGTAAGAGCTGCCTGGCCAACGGCTGCTGCAGCATCTATGAGTACTGCGTGTCCTGCTGCCTGCAGCCAGATAAG CAACTTCTCCTCGAGCGCTTCCTGAATCGTGCAGCCGAAGGTTTCCAGAACCTCTTCACTGCCGTGGAGGATCATTTCGAGTTGTGCCTGGCCAAGTGTAGGACGTCTTCCCAA agcGTCCAGCACGAAAACACGTACCGAAACCCGCAGGCGAAGTTCTGCTACGGCGAGAGTCCTCCagagctacttcctgtttga
- the LOC101164315 gene encoding uncharacterized protein LOC101164315 isoform X2 has translation MELESCLTSFEDVNGKHFGTWSPGFPELKVHQSTVLDGPKVQCSLSVVAQGLEAISEQQKMLYRNGNLLKRRLQETTRRVELLGLCLKHVLGGECSPKPSLPGMPKYLFERKQWGHALLTSAKDYTGWLYKKFLIQVLKVQQPSRIKQKAPRAVLQKYELGGKYLL, from the coding sequence GAAGATGTCAATGGAAAGCACTTTGGCACCTGGTCTCCTGGCTTTCCTGAGCTGAAGGTCCACCAGAGCACCGTCCTGGATGGGCCAAAGGTCCAGTGCAGCCTCTCCGTCGTCGCTCAGGGCCTGGAGGCAAtctcagagcagcagaaaatgTTGTACCGAAACGGGAACCTGTTAAAGAGACGACTCCAAGAAACGACGCGGAGGGTGGAGCTGCTTGGGTTGTGTCTGAAGCACGTTCTTGGAGGGGAATGCTCCCCAAAACCGTCCCTGCCAGGGATGCCCAAGTACCTGTTTGAGAGGAAACAGTGGGGACACGCTCTGCTGACGTCGGCCAAAGATTACACCGGCTGGTTGTACAAGAAGTTTCTGATCCAAGTTTTAAAGGTTCAGCAACCAAGTAGGATCAAGCAGAAGGCACCAAGGGCAGTACTTCAAAAATACGAACTGGGAGGTAAATATCTGCTGTGA